ATTTAATGATGGCCTATAAATACTAAATCTTTGATTATAAGTATTGAAGCAGATTATTTTATCCACTGGAACAGCCAATTTTTCATTTATTTTGTCGTATCCATGTTTCATCTCAAACATTAATTCATCACTATTGTCAGCATAAAATTCATATAGATATAAAGCATCAGGACTATTTGTTTGAAAAGTATACGGCCTAAACTTTTTCAACTTTCCTTTAGTCTTAACCGGTTTATTGGGATCAAGATACTCGTAATTATAGTCAGATAACAGTAATTTTGTATTTACACAGGCATCTACAGCATTATAATCCTTATTTTTAATCTTTTCATTAAAATCTTCGTCCAAAAAATAATCAACTGAGTTTGAGTCTTTATCAATTATTACAGTTTCGATAGGTTTTGTTTCTAATTTTATCGCTGTCATAAATCCTGTAACAAAAATTATTACTAAACAAAGTATTCCAATTAAAGCTATTTTCCAAAAGCTCCAACGTTCTATTTCTCTCTTAAGATTTTTCATTTATCAAGTTCTCAAAAAATTAATTTATAAAAGCTGATTTTTTAACATAGTGACCGCCTTTAACAGTATAGTATATTTTTTCCTTTAAGCCTACAAAAGGAATACCATAAGTTGTTAGCCATTTATTCTTTTTAACTTTTTTAAATTTCGAGCCATCCATACCCATTATATAAGTATTCCGTTTAAGTTTCCTTGATTTTCCCTTGACATTTACAGAGGGAATATATTTATTTTTTGCAATTTCAATAAAGCCTCTCCCATTAGAAACAGTAGAATAAAACATATGTACTGTTGATCCCTTTTTTAACAATTTTTTTGAAGGAAAAAAAGCTGCATATTTATCGTTAGGAATATAAACATATGAATTTTTTCGAAGAGTTATTGTGTCATCACCATATTCTGCGATTTCATTCAATTCATAAATCAGTATATCAATTGAATCATCGGCAGATTTAAATGAAGTTAGAACTTGCTCAAAATTTTTAACTATATCGCGATTTTCATTTAGATTACTCATTAGATAGTTATTTACTTCGTTAAATTTTTCAAGATATATCTCTTGATTGTTTTGATTAAGTATACCATCTAATGTATTGACATCAGAGCAATAATTATCAATTGCTGCTAGTAACTTGCTGCCTTTTATATATGCTTTATTTGAAGCATCAAGTCCATTAACACTCAATTGACTAGCCATTCGGTTATAATAAATATCACTAACTTCACTTATATATGGTACGTAATCTTTTACAAGCCCCTGGGCGTTTTCAGTAGCTTGTGATGCCTTATCACGCAAGTTTTTAAAATTCTCTTGGCTTGATTTTGGTAGTTTATTAACATAATCAATAGTTTCCTGCGATACTTCAGATGCATATACTGTATGCACAATACTCGTTAAGCTGACAATAAAAGTTATACCAGTCAATAGTTTGATTAACGTTTTTCTTTTATCCATTTATATTCTCCAAAGTCATTAACTCTCTATATATTAAAGTATTTACTCTTAATAAGATTGATTATATCGGCTAAAACTATTATTGACAAGCTTCTTTCTTTATCACTTTTTGTTAACTAGTCGGATATCTTCTACATTTTGTTGTCAAAAATGGCTTTACTTAATTGTATTTAAAAGTATTAATAGAAACTAAAAGAACTGACTCTGCAAAATAACAGAAATCAGTTCTTGGTATTAAATAAATATTAGTCAAGTTCCAACTTATTTATCAAAAAATTGCCCTTTATTAACTTGGTAGTATTTCTTGTAACGACCATAGTAATTATGAAACATGTATTTCATCAACAGCCAACGCTTAAAGTTGCGGTCTTTGTCATAAAAGACAGTCGTTCCGCATCGACCCTCATGAATCAATTCTTCCGCTAAATTCTTGGCTTCGTTGTCGCGCGCGTATTCCTTAAAGACTTTAACCGGAATTCCTAGCCAAAGGACATGCTTTGACTTTAACTTATTGCCATAGACCGTTTCCTTGTTTTTCAAGTTGTCATAGACATAGTCATCAACATACCACTTAGCTAAATTGTAGCCATTTAGGGTAACGTAGAAACTTGATCGTCCTTGACGCAAGTTGATTTCAAAGAACTTGTATTTACCATCCCGCGTATCGTACTTAATATCAAAGTTAGCCATTCCAGTATAATTCAATTTTTCCAAAAAGGCTTCGACTTGCTCGTAAAGCTTTTCATTGTATTCTGGCAAAATCGCCATGTAGTTCCCGATGGATTGCGGCGTTGGGTCTTCTAAAAGCGGGTGACCCATGCACATCATTTTCACGTGATGATCTTTATCAACATAAGCGTTTAAAACGCGCATATTGGAGTCATCACCTGGAATAAAGTCTTGCGCAATTAAATCGGCTTGATAGCCGTTGCCGTAGATTTTACCAACAATATCACTCATCTCAGTTTCATTGTGAATGGTAAAGGCCTTTTTCCGGCCTTCAAAATGAACATCTAGCCAAGATACAGGATCTTCCGGTTTTAATTCGATTGGATAATCAAAGGGGAATTCCAAGTAATTACCAGCCTTAAAGTCAGCCATCGTAATGATCTTTGTTTTTGGATATGGCAAGCCATATTCTTCCGCAATCTTGTAAAAACCTTCTTTTGAAATCAGTTTTTGCAAAAGATCGTACTTAATATATGGAACAACGAAAACTTGTTTTAGTTCATCTTGGTGCTTTGATAGTAGTTCGGCATAGCCATCCCCACAAGCAATCAAAATTACCGGTTCATCGTGATCTTGGTAAATTTTCATTTGCTCCCGCATTACTTCAATGAAGGTCGGGTCTTCGCTAAAGCCGTGGTGCAATTCAACGTTAACGATCTTGGAATAACGCGTAGGCGCTAATTGTGTATCAGCCAGTGCCTTAACACTAATGCCGTATGCTTCGTTAAAAGACCTGGCCATGCCATAAACATTGATATCACTGCCAAGTAAGATAGGTGTAAAATCTTGTTTCATTTGAAAAATCTACTCCCAATTAAACTAATTTTCCT
This genomic window from Lactobacillus panisapium contains:
- a CDS encoding SLAP domain-containing protein; protein product: MDKRKTLIKLLTGITFIVSLTSIVHTVYASEVSQETIDYVNKLPKSSQENFKNLRDKASQATENAQGLVKDYVPYISEVSDIYYNRMASQLSVNGLDASNKAYIKGSKLLAAIDNYCSDVNTLDGILNQNNQEIYLEKFNEVNNYLMSNLNENRDIVKNFEQVLTSFKSADDSIDILIYELNEIAEYGDDTITLRKNSYVYIPNDKYAAFFPSKKLLKKGSTVHMFYSTVSNGRGFIEIAKNKYIPSVNVKGKSRKLKRNTYIMGMDGSKFKKVKKNKWLTTYGIPFVGLKEKIYYTVKGGHYVKKSAFIN
- a CDS encoding carboxylate--amine ligase, with protein sequence MKQDFTPILLGSDINVYGMARSFNEAYGISVKALADTQLAPTRYSKIVNVELHHGFSEDPTFIEVMREQMKIYQDHDEPVILIACGDGYAELLSKHQDELKQVFVVPYIKYDLLQKLISKEGFYKIAEEYGLPYPKTKIITMADFKAGNYLEFPFDYPIELKPEDPVSWLDVHFEGRKKAFTIHNETEMSDIVGKIYGNGYQADLIAQDFIPGDDSNMRVLNAYVDKDHHVKMMCMGHPLLEDPTPQSIGNYMAILPEYNEKLYEQVEAFLEKLNYTGMANFDIKYDTRDGKYKFFEINLRQGRSSFYVTLNGYNLAKWYVDDYVYDNLKNKETVYGNKLKSKHVLWLGIPVKVFKEYARDNEAKNLAEELIHEGRCGTTVFYDKDRNFKRWLLMKYMFHNYYGRYKKYYQVNKGQFFDK